TGTAGATGTAAAGATAGCCTACGAATGGGAATCGGAATCGAGAGAATCATCTAGCAAGGCTGCCTAAATGCTTCCACACATGTTGATGATGCCTCAAAATTCTCATACTAACCTCCACCACTTAATTTAGTATAAAAGCAAATAGAAAAGGCTGGTAAATCCACTTTACCAGCCTTTATCAGCTATAATTTTTTTTGAACAACGAAATCGTTTCGTCTACAGCAACTATTTCGTCTTGAAGTACTTACCCGGAGCAAGCTTCTTGCCAGAAACAGAACGTCCAAGCAGGTTCACCGTTCTACCACCCTGAAGCTGTTCCGGACGAGTCAAAGTCTTCGACTTAAAGCCATCCGGTTCCTTATCCTCAGAGGAACTGGAAGAAGAGGTGTCCGCAGAAGAACTAGAAGATGCAGGAGCTTCAGCAGGTTCAGCACCAATGCGATACACGTCCTTGATATCAAAGCCAACAACATCCACGTTGGGGCCTCCATCAGATGTAAGCGAAGTAAACTTCAAGTCGAAATCACAGGCATCCAGCCACACGTCATCCACATAGACCGTATCCCAGGTATCCCAGTTTGCACTAGGCGGGAATTCCACTTCGTACGTTTTAGCATCCACCTGAACACTCATCTTACTTGTAGTGGTTTTACCATTGCAGTAACGAATAAACATTCTTGCATTGGAAGCAGACTGATAAGAAGTCATCTTATAGGTAGCATAACGGCCCGTAGCATTATCAAAGTTGAAGAAGCCCTTTCCAGCAAAGCCTACATGATTAGCTTCGGTCCATCCCTGAACATCTTCACCAACATCAGGATAAGACAAATCGCTTACGCTAGGCCAGGCATCCGTTCCTTTAAGAACTTCAAACTTCACCACAGAGCTGCTAGAAGTTGTGCCTGGATTTGCACTGGAACTGGAGCCAGCAACCGGCGTATTTTCGCTACCATGAGCAGTAGTCACACACTGGGCACCACCTTCGAACATAGCCGTATAGGTAATATCGCGGTAAGGCATTTTTACCTTATAGTAGTTGGAATCCGCAGTCACCTTCTTACAATCATCATCAGCCCAGTACTGGAATTTCTTGCCGAAACTACCTGGAGAAACATGAAGATTCAAGGCTGCTCCACCAGGCAAATTCTGGTTATGAGTAATCAGGCCACTACCAGAAATATTAGCCTTTACGGTAAGCTTATAGGTCGGAGCAATGGCACCCACCAAGGTCGTCAAGGCAGCCTTTTCAGAAGCATTCACAGAAGAACTATTCAAGTTTTCATTAAGTCCTTCGGTAATCAGCTGGGCATGAACCACGGAGCCGGATTCCTGGAAATGAGTGGTACCATCATTGGTCACACCATTGGGATAGTTAGGATATTCTCCCGGCAGGAACATCTTGAAGATGTAGCGGGAAATATAGGCGGAACTGACCTGCTTGTACAGATTATAAGTCTTGGTGGTCAGATCTACGAAAGGAACGCCATTCTTCTGGGCCACTTCCTTAATCTTATCCTTTACAGGATATTCCTTATTCTTGTGAGCAGCATCCGTAAGCTCGTTGTCGAATACGTTTCGAGGATATGTGTTCAACATCAACGGGCTCATCAGCACAATGTGCGCACCCTTGCTCTTGGCGCCATCCACATATTTCTGGAACCAGTAAGCACTGGAGTCAATGGGTACGTAACGATCAGCCTTGGAATAGTCGCGGTCGTTTGTTCCCATCTGTACGAAGATATAATCACCCGGCTGAGTCGCCTTCAAGACAGCATCCAAACGACCATCGTTAATAAAGGACTTGGAACTGCGACCACCAATAGCATAGTTAATCACCTTCACTCGAGACTGGTCAAAGAAGGGAGCTAAGACCTGACCCCAACCTGTTTGGGGGTATGCATTATCCTTGTAATCGCAAACAGTGGAGTCGCCAATCACATGGATGGTAAAGCTTGTAGTGTCACTTACCGCAACACTTGTAAAGAGTGCGGCAGCAGCAAAATACTTCAAGAAAGTTTTCACGGATCCCCCCCCTACTTTCTCACCATGGTCTGGCGAATCATCTGGAGACCCTTACGGATAACTACATGGTAGAGACCATTGGACTTAACCATCTGATTCAATTCCTGATTGGAAAGGCCACTGCCAATCATCATCTGACGACGAGCAATCAACTGGCCCTGCATATTGAAGATGCTGACATCAGCATTTTCCATTCCAGAAAGGTTGATATTCTTGGTCAAAGCATCTGTTTCGCTTGTATCCTTAGCTGTAGTGTCTTTAGCCGTAGTATCTGCAGGAACGACCTTGTTGGTATCCGGACGGGTAGCGCCCTTATACACAACACCCTTCATCTCAAAACCGAACATATCGATATTGGGGGCTCCATCAGAAGTCATGGAAATAATCTGAAGAGTTCCTTCACCCTTTGGAGTCATAATCTCAGTATAAACGGTATCCCAAGTATCCCAACCATTAGGAGGACAGGACACATAATAATCATGGTCCAAATACACGTTGATCAATCGATCTGTCTTACCACCATTAGCATAGACAATAGCAAGAGTTGTTGTTGCCGCTTCGGGGAAATCTAGATCGTAGCTAGCAAAAGACTGGTTGTTATTAGCAAGATTAACAAAGCCTGTTCCCGTAAAGCCCAAATGATTTGCCTCAATAAAGCCTTCATTCATCGTTACGGAATCTTCTGCCTGGAACAAGCTATTAAACTCAATGGGGCCAAGTACCTTTTCATCTTCGACAGGCTGACTTGTATAGCCTTCGGGCTGGAAAGGTAAGCCATTCAATTTCCTAGTAACATCAACGCTGAACTGTGTTACAGCGCCGCCATTTCCCGTATATTTCTGGGCGCTACCACCTGCATAGACTGCAGTATACTGGGTAGACTTATTCCCCATCTTGAAGGTATAAATGTAAGGGGATTTTACTTCGGACCTTGCATTTCCAGAAACCTTGTTACCGTTACCATCATACCAGCCCACAAAAGTGTAGCCAGCCTTGGGCGTAGTCTTCAAGGTTACCATCATGCCTTCCGGATAGTAACCGCTAGCAGTTGCTGCAGTTGCAGCACCTTCCGGGCTAACCTTCACATCCACCTGATACATGGGCTTCAAAGCTTTGGACAGTTCCTTTACCTTGGCATCGCTATGGAATCGAAGCTGTTCAGTCACAATTCGTCCAAAGGCGTTGGCACCCATCTGCTGCAAATGCTGATTATCCGTCTGCACACCACTCGTCGAATATTCACCTTCGTCAATGAACATATTCAAGTAGTGATTTGAATAGTACTGACCAAGGCT
The Fibrobacter sp. UWR4 DNA segment above includes these coding regions:
- a CDS encoding GDSL-type esterase/lipase family protein, whose amino-acid sequence is MRKGFFSKIWQGVVVASMVFATAANAVVTIYLVGDSTMQDWASGYYPKQGMGQDFGYFFDSGLAKVFNAGRGGTTSVSYYDGFWSVRGTDRNGKYVFDKAIRDMVQTGDYVMIMIGANDNGYKTGEENFKTKVTAMVKETQQKGAYPILISPIRRSNFTSVDSVYEGYHAYPIYMRELAGSLKVPFIDLDTLSRNYLLSLGQYYSNHYLNMFIDEGEYSTSGVQTDNQHLQQMGANAFGRIVTEQLRFHSDAKVKELSKALKPMYQVDVKVSPEGAATAATASGYYPEGMMVTLKTTPKAGYTFVGWYDGNGNKVSGNARSEVKSPYIYTFKMGNKSTQYTAVYAGGSAQKYTGNGGAVTQFSVDVTRKLNGLPFQPEGYTSQPVEDEKVLGPIEFNSLFQAEDSVTMNEGFIEANHLGFTGTGFVNLANNNQSFASYDLDFPEAATTTLAIVYANGGKTDRLINVYLDHDYYVSCPPNGWDTWDTVYTEIMTPKGEGTLQIISMTSDGAPNIDMFGFEMKGVVYKGATRPDTNKVVPADTTAKDTTAKDTSETDALTKNINLSGMENADVSIFNMQGQLIARRQMMIGSGLSNQELNQMVKSNGLYHVVIRKGLQMIRQTMVRK
- a CDS encoding GDSL-type esterase/lipase family protein, whose product is MKTFLKYFAAAALFTSVAVSDTTSFTIHVIGDSTVCDYKDNAYPQTGWGQVLAPFFDQSRVKVINYAIGGRSSKSFINDGRLDAVLKATQPGDYIFVQMGTNDRDYSKADRYVPIDSSAYWFQKYVDGAKSKGAHIVLMSPLMLNTYPRNVFDNELTDAAHKNKEYPVKDKIKEVAQKNGVPFVDLTTKTYNLYKQVSSAYISRYIFKMFLPGEYPNYPNGVTNDGTTHFQESGSVVHAQLITEGLNENLNSSSVNASEKAALTTLVGAIAPTYKLTVKANISGSGLITHNQNLPGGAALNLHVSPGSFGKKFQYWADDDCKKVTADSNYYKVKMPYRDITYTAMFEGGAQCVTTAHGSENTPVAGSSSSANPGTTSSSSVVKFEVLKGTDAWPSVSDLSYPDVGEDVQGWTEANHVGFAGKGFFNFDNATGRYATYKMTSYQSASNARMFIRYCNGKTTTSKMSVQVDAKTYEVEFPPSANWDTWDTVYVDDVWLDACDFDLKFTSLTSDGGPNVDVVGFDIKDVYRIGAEPAEAPASSSSSADTSSSSSSEDKEPDGFKSKTLTRPEQLQGGRTVNLLGRSVSGKKLAPGKYFKTK